The Halorussus salinus genome includes a region encoding these proteins:
- a CDS encoding helix-turn-helix domain-containing protein has product MDKLDGVSLSALQDQLDAADSAKATKRLMVAIAYKDGVSVSVLAERYGVPESTLYYWLDRLADKPLSEAVEDDERPGRPSELSGDEREAVFDALGDSPTAYGFDADSWTPELVREFIDSEYDVSYSLGHVRRMLRDADVSV; this is encoded by the coding sequence ATGGACAAGCTCGACGGTGTCTCGCTCTCGGCCCTACAGGACCAACTCGACGCGGCCGACAGCGCGAAGGCGACTAAGCGACTGATGGTCGCCATCGCGTACAAAGACGGCGTGTCGGTCTCGGTCTTGGCCGAGCGGTACGGCGTTCCCGAATCGACCCTCTACTACTGGCTCGACCGCCTCGCCGACAAACCGCTCTCGGAGGCGGTCGAGGACGACGAACGGCCGGGACGACCCTCGGAACTCTCCGGCGACGAGCGCGAGGCGGTGTTCGACGCGCTCGGCGACTCGCCGACCGCCTACGGGTTCGACGCCGACTCGTGGACCCCCGAACTCGTCCGGGAGTTCATCGACAGCGAGTACGACGTGTCCTACTCGCTGGGCCACGTCCGCCGCATGCTCCGAGACGCCGACGTGTCGGTCTGA